The window GGCGTGGCAGATGGGCGTGGTAAGGAGGAGAGGACCAGAGAGGATACGATCTGCACTGGCTTAGAGGAGCTCTGTGTGTGAAGAGTGATACTTGTGCTTGTAGTGGGGGTGGGTAGTGATGACATTGTTGATAGTAGCACGGTTACTCGGGACGAAGACACTCGAGAACTTTTGACTGAGGTGGAAACGAGAGGTGCGGTGCTTGATTCTACAGTGCTTATTATGGGTGTGTTAGTACTGCTTGGTGTTGGAGTTGAAGTGATCAGCATTGGAATGAAACTACTTGACATTGGAATCAGAATGTTATCGGATTGTACTGTACTCTGAGTGAGCATGGAACTGAACACTGAAGTTGACAGTATTGGAACTGGACCAAGAGAGACAGTGGTTGATACTGGAGCCTCGCTACTAGCGAGTGGGTGTGTCACTGCCGTGGATAGTCCAAAGATCATAGAGGAGGTTGAAGGTTTAAAGGTTGAAGACATCACCGGTGCGACTGTTGAGGTGGGAGGAGTGATGGGTTGGGTTGATAGGACAGTGGTAGTAGAGGAGGGCAGCAACAACACTGTGGTGCTCTGTGTCACTGCAATATGACAGAGACAAACGATTAAAACCTTTGCTATGCAATGATCAACTTTCAACGTACAAAGGTGTAACATAGTACTTAGTTAGGATAATTATATGAAGCATTGCATGACTATCAACAAATAAAGAGCTTAATGATTGCTCTATTGCCAACAAGTCGGACACAAAAGGTTTGCAAGTGGGCACGTAATGGATAGGTATGTGACAGTTAGCAGTTCAACTATGGCAACACAAGTTCTCATCTTGTAATGCTTAACAGAATGCAATAGAGCGAGTGTCAACATCACCCCCTACACCTACACCGTATCGTATGCATGTTGCCTAGCAATGAAGCTAGTGTCGAATAATGGCTATATTAAGACACACTCTCCACCTATGTGTACCTAATGATATCATATCCCCATGTACACAAAGTCTATCGTTCGTCTATATAAGCAGCTCATTGCTCACCAGACAGTAGCATATACAAACTCCCAATGCACTAAGACACCTCAATCATTCATACTCACTCCAGTATAAGCCAACATACAGATTAATACACTCGATTCTTACATGTGCAGTTGGTTCCATCCAGTGTGACAGTGTATCCATCGAAACAGGAGCAGTTAAAGGATCCGATGGTGTTGGTACAGTTCTGTACACATGCTCCCTCTAGTACCTCACACTCATCAAGGTCTGTACAGTATGCAAGAGTACCATGGTTACTAGTATAGCTGGTGGGCTGGCTAACCAATGCTGCCATGAAGGAAACCCTAGGTCATAATTTATGTGTGCTTTGGGCTTAACCAAACAAACCACGTCTAATTAGGCTACATACAGCCGGCTAACCCAGGTGCAGCTGTACTGTATTGTTCTAATTTAGATGGTTGGTATTTGGGGAACACATGTGATTGTGATTACATACAATTTAATTGTCTCCAATATGGTCAGCATAGTGTACGTATATAAACAGATGAAGGCCACCTACGCTCATCGAAATGTCCTAATCATAAATGGAACACATACTTCAACTTTGCATTGTTCGAAAAGTCAACACAGCACTAATTCATATGAGTGAGCAGATCGATCTACAAAAATCCCATAATTATCTTCAAAGCCCTCTAATCGAACCACTTCGTGTgtaagtacacacaccaacggTATGTATTTCCATAGCTTGTGTTTGATcattcgtataattatacactccaaATTAGCCGAGAGCAGTGACCTGTCGGTATACAGCATCACTAATCAGGGAGCTCACTCACCCACGCAATCCTCTCCGTCCTCAGCGACTACATAGCCGGCCCTCCCTGGACACGAGCAGAGGAAGCTGCCCACAACGTTGATGCAGGTTTCCTCACACCCGTGGTTCTGTATATCACACTCGTTGATATCTGCAGAGACAGAGAGCAATAAATTAGAATGCACTTTCTAATTAATGGTTAATTAGGCATGGAGACAGAAAGAATTAGACTAATAAGTCAATAACAAAATTACTATGTTTTAATTATAGCCATATCCATATGATGCATACACCGGCTGTCTGTCTCTCCCTTTATTCTGTGTCTCCCTTCATTCAAACCCTTGGCAGCACTTTCCACTGGCTATTGACACACCAGTagccccacacacacaccaccctatTTGCTTCGTTTCCATGACCACCCTGTGGCTACCCCTACACACAAAGTAACTAGAAAAAGAATGGGGgggcttaaaataaagatacgcttataatcgagcaagcacagtttctacggtattgCATTGTGCTTTTGGACACTTAGGGACCAGTTAATCTAAATTACTAAAATACATACTAATTAAGGTGTAAATACTCCCAGCTAGATCCCATATTTCCGATCATAGTAGCCGTACTGTGCTGTGCTGTACCTGTGGTGCAGTTGACTCCAGTCCATCCCCtgttacatgcacacagtccGGGGGGGACACACAGTCCGTTGACACACTCCACTGCACACACTGGGGCCTCCACCGTAGTACTGTTGAGGATCATCTCAACATACATCTCCACTGCAAATAGTATAGATTATGAATAATATAGTTAGTGTATGTAACAGAATCATGGGAAGGTTTCTAAGAGATACAACATGCATCCATTTAAAACTTAATTTACACTTGACAATTAAAAACTGAATTAGGGCACTCTAGCTAATAATTAAAATTTACCAGGAAGCCTTTTTTTATACCACTTATACTAAATATAGCCTAATTGTAGGAGCCTTTAATAGCATGTGTTTTCAACCTGGTGTTAGCAGCTGCTAGGCCATGCACCtcttattacagccactgctGGTCTACCCATGCAGCTAGTGGGACACAGAAGTTAATACTAATTAATTTATGAGAGAATATTCAAGTGACCGTGTTGAGACTATATTCATGCCAAATTTTATCGTGAGGAGTGCTCTTAGACTACTAGGTGTTACCGTATGCTCCCCTGGCAACCAGACCACCACTCCCCAGCAATAAGTTAATTATGACAATGAGGAAACCAATAACCCCAACAACATGATTTACACTTTCCACTTGTAAACTATGAACTATTCATTTAAGAGCACGAGGAATTTAATGTTTGTCCCGTGACATCACAATTACTACCTGTTTAACTTCCTAGTAAAGCTAAGCCCAACTAAGCAGGGAGCAGGGCCACTAATGCGTTAACACTACAAAGCACTACGTATGTATATAGTGAAAACGTCCTATCGGGTTTCGAATGCGATGTTAATGGAATGCGATGATACTGTACAAACCTGATGCatttctaactattgcgaaTGCATGGAAATTGCATGCTCACTCTTTTTCGTGTCTTTCTATTGAGATGCATGCAAAAACTTGCAATTGGCATCGAAAGAACCTTGCATTCGAAACCTGATATGCAGTATCACTATCTTGTTCCCTCACGTACCTCCTGGCTGACTGAGTGGCTGGACTATCTTGACACCTCTAAACCCGTTGAGCTGGCTACCAGATTGAACCAGCTCCACATCGCCACCAGCTGTCACGTTATATCCATACACCTTATTAGTTTCAGTCCAATAAACAATGTCCTTATATAACGTGAGACCATGGGAAAATTCAGTAATTCCCGGGCGTACGATTGGCCGGTTTGAGATCACCTGACTCTCGGAGATGGTAATTGATCGGATGAAATTATCACAGTTGTCTATCCAGTATACTGTGTGACTGAGGTACTCGAGGCTGATTGGTCCAATACAGCCCTGTATGAGGCCATCCCGtatgatcatgtgatcatccCCTCTGACTGAGACTCGCTCAATGGTGGCCTTCTCGTTGTCCGTCCAATACAACCACCTGTACAaatattatgcataattattataatacaattACAAGCAAAAATACCTACACACCGGCCATGCGTTGGCTCAGACTTTTTTCAGTCTACAAATTAATTTAAAATTAAGACATCAATGAACTTGATTATGGCTCAAAATACACGACAAATGTATGGGTGGGTAGAGACTGGAATGTCTTTTAGTCACTACATCCATTACTGGAAATACTATTAATAGCGATATATTTAATTTTATCTTACCCGTAATTAGGGAAGGGATAGACCACTAGACCGGTGGGTAGGGATCCAGCACCCGTGTTATAGACAGTCCGTATGAAGCCAGTCTTGAGGTCGTACTCCACTATTTTTTTCGCATTCCGATCAACCCAGTACAACTTGTCGTTAATCCAGTCAACTGTGACATCAGCTGTAAGGTACGTGCATATAATTAACATGGGGTTTAAGGATAGTATAACTTTAAGGTTTTTTATGCAGCAGGGGTAAAGTTAACACACATTATACCTGATATTGCACAGCTATAGTGCTGGTATAACTTTTTTGGATGCAACGCGTACCCCAACGAGTGGGtataagcttataattataggccggGTTATGAGAAAAATGACGAGAATATTTGTCAAGTTGTACACACATAAACGGAATATGGGTACGAAATAGTGTCCAATTTGACACAAGAAATGATTCATACACTATCAATGACTTGGCTGTATCTGTTACCTGGGTGCGACGATCTGCCTACGCCTGTCAATATGATGGCTACATCTGTGCCATCCAGATTAGCCGATTTGATTTGTGGGTCAAAAACATCAGGGATAGCCCAGTACATTCGTCCCAACCTATAGTGGGAAGACAGCGAGTGTCACATGCATGGCGGAAAAACAGTGAATGCCAACAATGTGCAGTGAGACACTGTATACAGCCATGCACATATAAGTAAGCAAGAGAACCGACAGTGCTTACATGAGATAGCTGTATAGACATTTCCTGAcatatttattattatagtctagtTACACAGTGGTGTATTCCAAGAAGTTCGAAAGAGTCAAACCACTTCAATTACATGCCATATATATCATAAAAATGTGCACACCACCAACTGTTGTTGTTATTCCAAGAGGTCATGCTGAAAGTGTCTCAACATTGTAATTGATACCACTTTCCTGTCTGTATTTGTTAGAGGCATTTCTAAGGCTGAGTGCCTCGGAGCTTTAAACTAACAGTGTAAAGTTTCTTTATCGAtcacaatgataattattatgcattcaTCATTACGAATTAAGTTACCTGTAGTGGTAGGCTAGACCTTCAAAGCCAGGTATGCCGAACTCGTCTGTGAATAATTCTTCTGGCGTCCCTGGTGTCGGCACGTATGGCCAGGGTGTAACTCGCTCCACACTGTTGTACCTACTGACCAGCATGTACGGTGACCTGTGAGGTGGTTGGGTATAGGGTGGTATTTGTGGAGTAGATAATTGCAACGGTCTCTTTAAATGCATTCTCAACAACTttggaaaataattataaccagcGAAACCAGTGAAACAAGTATAAGGCAGCGAATATAATTACAATAGCTGAGTATGACTCGGACATATATACTGGGAGAAGCTATGAATACCATT of the Halichondria panicea chromosome 2, odHalPani1.1, whole genome shotgun sequence genome contains:
- the LOC135332105 gene encoding pro-epidermal growth factor-like, whose protein sequence is MSAVKRVCYCIIQLMVISTCVVEFAKPQQSADEGAEGQAGVSPYMLVSRYNSVERVTPWPYVPTPGTPEELFTDEFGIPGFEGLAYHYRLGRMYWAIPDVFDPQIKSANLDGTDVAIILTGVGRSSHPADVTVDWINDKLYWVDRNAKKIVEYDLKTGFIRTVYNTGAGSLPTGLVVYPFPNYGWLYWTDNEKATIERVSVRGDDHMIIRDGLIQGCIGPISLEYLSHTVYWIDNCDNFIRSITISESQVISNRPIVRPGITEFSHGLTLYKDIVYWTETNKVYGYNVTAGGDVELVQSGSQLNGFRGVKIVQPLSQPGVEMYVEMILNSTTVEAPVCAVECVNGLCVPPGLCACNRGWTGVNCTTDINECDIQNHGCEETCINVVGSFLCSCPGRAGYVVAEDGEDCVDLDECEVLEGACVQNCTNTIGSFNCSCFDGYTVTLDGTNCTLTQSTTVLLLPSSTTTVLSTQPITPPTSTVAPVMSSTFKPSTSSMIFGLSTAVTHPLASSEAPVSTTVSLGPVPILSTSVFSSMLTQSTVQSDNILIPMSSSFIPMLITSTPTPSSTNTPIISTVESSTAPLVSTSVKSSRVSSSRVTVLLSTMSSLPTPTTSTSITLHTQSSSKPVQIVSSLVLSSLPRPSATPISSSSVEELYTREASVSTPLSVSSSLGVQLSTVPTPSPGLPVSTDGTQVSESEFPLVVVISSGVVGGAVVFVAIVLIVVVAFGCYVRKTTGSYNFPVEKSSKQLEGGTVRASKIVFQAPPLLDSNIFGADNKSPFCNGNGASPNGHLNRNETISYTSENGSSISSGTIVITSSHQ